Proteins co-encoded in one Papaver somniferum cultivar HN1 chromosome 5, ASM357369v1, whole genome shotgun sequence genomic window:
- the LOC113277796 gene encoding uncharacterized protein LOC113277796 isoform X1 — translation MPQMQPPPSHLSLLPHLPRPLSGSLPMRSMSKSLYKLLQDPNVHLSLFSMRRQGFITFFRRFQLVIIFTVSITALVDFVLHRKFDLRTWERAKLASALDHVVVATDDEKIAECCRGFGADVIMTSESCRNGREVFLLHATSVLHLF, via the exons ATGCCGCAGATGCAGCCACCACCGTCTCATTTATCCCTCCTACCACATTTACCTCGCCCTTTGTCAGGTTCTTTGCCCATGCGCTCGATGTCTAAATCATTGTACAAGCTCTTGCAAGACCCAAATGTTCATCTGAGCCTATTTTCGATGCGAAGACAAGGGTTCATAACATTTTTCCGAAGGTTTCAGCTGGTCATCATCTTCACTGTCAGCATCACAGCTCTGGTCGATTTTGTCTTACATCGCAAGTTTGATTTG AGAACATGGGAGAGAGCAAAACTAGCCTCGGCACTGGACCATGTTG TTGTGGCAACGGATGATGAGAAGATTGCAGAATGCTGTCGAGGATTTGGTGCTGATGTGATAATGACATCAGAATCTTGTAGAAATGGTAGAGAAGTCTTTTTGCTACATGCTACAAGTGTTCTTCACTTGTTCTAA
- the LOC113277796 gene encoding uncharacterized protein LOC113277796 isoform X2: protein MPQMQPPPSHLSLLPHLPRPLSGSLPMRSMSKSLYKLLQDPNVHLSLFSMRRQGFITFFRRFQLVIIFTVSITALVDFVLHRKFDLRTWERAKLASALDHVVVATDDEKIAECCRGFGADVIMTSESCRNG, encoded by the exons ATGCCGCAGATGCAGCCACCACCGTCTCATTTATCCCTCCTACCACATTTACCTCGCCCTTTGTCAGGTTCTTTGCCCATGCGCTCGATGTCTAAATCATTGTACAAGCTCTTGCAAGACCCAAATGTTCATCTGAGCCTATTTTCGATGCGAAGACAAGGGTTCATAACATTTTTCCGAAGGTTTCAGCTGGTCATCATCTTCACTGTCAGCATCACAGCTCTGGTCGATTTTGTCTTACATCGCAAGTTTGATTTG AGAACATGGGAGAGAGCAAAACTAGCCTCGGCACTGGACCATGTTG TTGTGGCAACGGATGATGAGAAGATTGCAGAATGCTGTCGAGGATTTGGTGCTGATGTGATAATGACATCAGAATCTTGTAGAAATG GGTGA